Part of the Penicillium digitatum chromosome 4, complete sequence genome is shown below.
gctagcgttcttgtctaacgcttccaggatagattgtactgttcgggcaggttgttctcgatgaatcggactcttctttcaggagcagcggtgatgggcggatcggcaatgtcgggcggaacagtgataataggcgggacttcagcggtagcaggcggttcttcagtggtagcaggcggttcttcagtggtagcaggcggttcttcagcggtagcaggcggttcttcagcggtagcagacggttcttcagcggtagcaggcggttcttcagtggtagcaggcggttcttcagtggtagcaggcggttcttcagtggtagcaggcggttcttcagtggt
Proteins encoded:
- a CDS encoding Allantoate permease, with amino-acid sequence MCHGANRDAYSSSYVLYISLPLPVPACQLESDLLRPVPASHLLSYRPASPHPDTTPGPEQTATTPPVNGVTTTTPPELPDLPEEPPATAEEPPATTEEPPATTEEPPATTEEPPATTEEPPATAEEPSATAEEPPATAEEPPATTEEPPATTEEPPATAEVPPIITVPPDIADPPITAAPERRVRFIENNLPEQYNLSWKR